A single genomic interval of Megalobrama amblycephala isolate DHTTF-2021 linkage group LG15, ASM1881202v1, whole genome shotgun sequence harbors:
- the lrtm2b gene encoding leucine-rich repeat and transmembrane domain-containing protein 2 → MQTRMNIIISSSLMTLLSLCGTSASCPSVCSCNVNQTDCSELNQLASLDSILDQLPFNTSYLNLSKNNFTIVEPGSFSNLNGLLHLDLSRNLLSTINPGCFSNFSGLLHLDLSKNLLSRVFPSSFSQLNNLEFLDLSENLLVRLPVTLFSDLGSLTELVLRGNRLKELNPDQFKGLTELRHLDLSLNSLISMPTHLLDGLQNLVWLSLVGNKLRTLQRTSLEPATALQHLLLEGNPWNCNCNLIPLKHWLEWIIYTGGDIDSANCSFPSNFHGKDLRSIPMDMFRHCYPLYLETRNPSAAEGHQVPAGSAGDCMRQRYRPVSVRRATATVVIAGVVCGVVCVLMVVTATYGCIYAMLVANEQQQMMIGNSQQQQPLMVAKEPEQDEKEDLMPTIGKGAEATECVGWMAFPPEVCV, encoded by the exons ATGCAGACCAGGATGAACATTATAA TTTCCTCAAGTTTGATGACCCTTTTGAGCCTGTGTGGGACATCAGCAAGTTGTCCATCAGTCTGTTCCTGCAATGTGAACCAAACAGACTGCAGTGAACTTAACCAACTGGCTTCTTTGGACTCCATCCTGGACCAGCTTCCCTTCAACACAAGCTACCTCAACCTCTCAAAAAACAACTTCACCATTGTGGAACCTGGGAGCTTTTCCAATCTCAATGGCCTGCTACATCTAGACCTCTCCAGAAACCTTCTTTCCACCATCAACCCTGGGTGTTTTTCCAATTTCAGTGGCTTGCTACATCTAGACCTCTCCAAAAACCTTCTCTCTAGAGTTTTTCCTTCTAGCTTCTCCCAGCTGAACAACTTGGAGTTCCTGGATCTCTCTGAAAACCTCCTTGTGAGGCTCCCCGTTACCCTGTTCTCTGATCTTGGCAGCCTAACAGAACTGGTTCTAAGAGGCAACAGGCTTAAGGAACTGAACCCAGACCAGTTCAAAGGCCTAACTGAGCTTAGGCATCTGGATCTTTCCTTAAACAGTCTCATCTCCATGCCCACACATCTACTGGATGGGCTCCAGAACCTAGTGTGGCTCTCGCTTGTGGGCAACAAGCTGAGAACCCTTCAGCGGACTTCACTTGAGCCAGCGACTGCTCTACAGCACCTTCTTCTCGAAGGAAACCCCTGGAATTGCAACTGCAACTTAATCCCACTCAAGCACTGGCTGGAATGGATCATATATACAG GTGGCGATATAGATTCCGCCAACTGCTCCTTTCCTTCTAATTTTCATGGTAAGGATCTTCGCAGTATCCCTATGGACATGTTCAGACACTGTTACCCCCTCTATCTCGAGACCAGGAACCCATCTGCTGCCGAGGGCCACCAGGTACCAGCCGGATCAGCAGGAGACTGTATGCGCCAGCGTTATCGCCCCGTGAGTGTGCGCCGAGCGACCGCCACAGTGGTGATAGCTGGGGTGGTGTGCGGCGTGGTATGCGTGCTGATGGTGGTGACGGCCACCTACGGCTGCATCTATGCAATGCTGGTCGCTAATGAACAGCAGCAAATGATGATTGGGAACAGCCAGCAGCAACAGCCGCTGATGGTGGCAAAGGAACCAGAGCAGGATGAAAAAGAAGATCTGATGCCAACTATCGGAAAGGGAGCAGAAGCCACTGAGTGTGTAGGGTGGATGGCATTTCCTCCAGAAGTGTGTGTTTAA